A stretch of the Chelonoidis abingdonii isolate Lonesome George chromosome 11, CheloAbing_2.0, whole genome shotgun sequence genome encodes the following:
- the ERF gene encoding ETS domain-containing transcription factor ERF, with protein MNYDKLSRALRYYYNKRILHKTKGKRFTYKFNFNKLVLVNYPFIDMGLAGGPVPQSAPPVPSGGSHFRFPPSTPDVLSPGAEELRSPGVFSAVARRLARGSVSDCSDATSATSELEEPLGEEGRRGGGPGEGGGFRGPPLPAHPRLAHDSLFRAYPRPRGPEPLSPFPVSPMAGPGALLPPQLSPALPLTPTHMNYTPSPTLSPMYPGGSHFSFNPEDMKRYLQAHTQSVYNYHLSPRAFLHYPHILVPQPQRPEKPPPPEEPPAPFKFKLQPPPLGRRNRDKAPAPPGEGATPEPRLPCIKVEPISEGESEEEEVTVEVTDVSEEDEEVFKAPPALSEKPGEPPVPLAPRQCEESGLCIPLKLRFKRRWSEDQRLEAGGGGGLQEADDKKVKGEREGGDPPAGGGRRVSTDLPHATAQLSLENKDL; from the exons ATGAACTACGACAAGCTGAGCCGGGCGCTGAG ATACTACTACAACAAGCGGATCCTGCACAAAACCAAAGGGAAACGATTCACCTACAAGTTCAACTTCAACAAGTTGGTGCTGGTGAACTACCCCTTCATCGACATGGGCCTGGCAG GTGGCCCCGTGCCCCAGAGTGCCCCGCCAGTGCCCTCGGGTGGCTCCCACTTCCGCTTCCCACCCTCCACGCCGGATGTGCTCTCGCCCGGGGCAGAGGAGCTGCGCTCGCCAGGCGTCTTCTCGGCCGTGGCGCGGCGCCTCGCCCGCGGCTCGGTCAGCGACTGCAGCGACGCCACCTCAGCCACCTCGGAGCTGGAGGAGCCGCTGGGCGAGGAAGGGCGCCGGGGCGGGGGGCCAGGTGAAGGGGGTGGCTTCCGTGggccccccctgcctgcccaccctcGGCTGGCCCACGACAGCCTCTTCCGTGCCTACCCCCGGCCCCGCGGGCCCGAGCCCCTCAGCCCCTTCCCGGTGTCCCCCATGGCcggccctggagccctgctgcccccccagctgTCGCCcgccctgcccctcacccccacccacatGAACTACACCCCCTCGCCCACCCTGAGCCCCATGTACCCTGGCGGCTCCCACTTCTCCTTCAACCCCGAGGACATGAAGCGCTACCTGCAGGCACACACCCAGAGCGTCTACAATTACCACCTCAGCCCCCGGGCTTTCCTCCACTACCCCCACATCCTCgtgccccagccccagcgcccTGAGAAGCCGCCCCCGCCCGaggagccccctgcccccttcaaATTCAAGCTGCAACCTCCCCCACTGGGCCGGCGGAACCGGGACAAGGCACCGGCGCCCCCCGGTGAAGGGGCCACCCCGGAGCCCCGGCTGCCCTGCATCAAGGTGGAGCCCATCTCAGAGGGGGAgtcggaggaggaggaggtgacgGTGGAGGTGACAGATGTCagtgaggaagatgaggaggtgttcaaggctccccctgccctgtccgAGAAGCCTGGGGAGCCCCCAGTGCCCCTGGCCCCCCGGCAGTGCGAGGAGAGCGGCCTGTGCATCCCCCTCAAGCTGCGCTTCAAGCGGCGCTGGAGTGAGGACCAGCGGCTGGAGGCGGGTGGGGGGGGCGGCCTCCAAGAGGCGGATGACAAGAAGGTGAAGGGGGAGCGGGAGGGTGGGGACCCCCCAGCTGGAGGTGGGCGGCGCGTCAGCACCGACCTGCCCCACGCCACAGCCCAGCTCTCGCTAGAGAACAAGGACTTGTAG
- the GSK3A gene encoding glycogen synthase kinase-3 alpha: MRKLDHCNIVRLRYFFYSSGEKKDEVYLNLVLDFVPETVYRVARHFTKAKQPIPVIYVKVYMYQLFRSLAYIHSQGVCHRDIKPQNLLVDPDTAVLKLCDFGSAKQLVQGEPNVSYICSRYYRAPELIFGATDYTSNIDIWSAGCVLAELLLGQPIFPGDSGVDQLVEIIKVLGTPTREQIREMNPNYTEFKFPQIKAHPWLKVFKPRTPLEAVSLCSRLLEYTPATRLSPLEACANAFFDELREPSARLPSGRDLPPLFNFSAVELAIQPSLNTSLIPPHLRAQSTLLGCAPGTPATHGTDRSQPTPGDGAGPIANAS; this comes from the exons ATGCGCAAGCTGGATCACTGCAACATCGTGCGGCTGCGCTACTTCTTCTACTCCAGTGGGGAGAAG AAGGATGAGGTGTACCTGAACCTGGTGCTGGACTTCGTGCCCGAGACAGTGTACCGCGTGGCACGCCACTTCACCAAGGCCAAGCAGCCCATCCCCGTCATCTACGTCAAG GTGTACATGTACCAGCTGTTCCGCAGCCTGGCCTACATCCATTCCCAGGGGGTCTGTCACCGCGACATCAAGCCCCAGAACCTGCTGGTGGACCCCGACACCGCCGTGCTCAAGCTGTGCGACTTCGGCAG TGCCAAGCAGCTGGTGCAGGGTGAACCCAACGTCTCCTACATCTGCTCCCGCTATTACCGTGCCCCtgagctcatctttggggccaccGACTACACGTCCAACATAG atATCTGGTCAGCGGGCTGCGTCCTGGCTGAGCTGCTGCTCGGTCAGCCCATCTTCCCTGGGGACAGCGGAGTGGACCAGCTGGTGGAAATCATCAAG gtGCTGGGGACGCCGACGCGGGAGCAGATCCGAGAGATGAACCCCAACTACACAGAGTTCAAGTTCCCCCAGATCAAAGCACATCCCTGGCTAaag GTGTTCAAGCCGCGGACCCCGCTGGAGGCCGTCTCGCTGTGCAGCCGCCTGCTGGAGTACACGCCTGCCACCCGCCTCTCCCCCCTGGAGGCCTGCGCCAACGCCTTCTTCGACGAGCTGCGGGAACCCAGCGCCCGCCTGCCCAGCGGGCGTGACCTGCCCCCCCTCTTCAACTTCAGTGCTGTGG AACTGGCCATCCAGCCCTCGCTCAACACCTCCCTCATCCCACCCCACCTGCGGGCCCAGAGCACCTTGCTGGGGTGCGCGCCCGGCACCCCTGCCACACATG GCACTGACCGGAGCCAGCCAACACCGGGGGACGGCGCGGGACCCATCGCCAATGCGTCCTGA
- the LOC116822247 gene encoding uncharacterized protein LOC116822247 produces the protein MAEELPPSLLPAPVHVAPSAGLLYKRWRGADPTSRATWGSPASPRHCPRRGPGRGAPAGEPLQCLECGRVLLSPTSCWPPEACTPARCPPARPPLPPSQIHYQCSECKELFARLTCGWPIARATSPGACGCPPAAPLSPPAPSPAQPAMMHPYECSECAGLFQTPEELLEHQGEHFTETEKESGEPAVPEGVKQEVPCSPTPSQQMPTLAPPRAWRCGECKQEFGTAEELRRHRREHASEEFLCSECQRGFTTANRLLAHQRVHVDGTHECPNCSKVFKKAASLEQHMRIHKGEALYLCVDCGLGFGTEMTLVVHRKSHTANPLHRCACGKTFSNMTKFLYHRRTHAGKSGAPPARTHTPDLEPAQPPEQEPAQPPAAGTVNGSPAPPAAAGFLCPQCGKEFSSHIRMVRHKRVVHVLERKHKCPTCGKTFKKLVHVRNHLRTHTGERPFQCTECGKTFASQANLMRHHLTHTGERPYQCDVCQKRFTQSSNLQQHRLLHSGTGPFPCQDCDATFSRAHKLALHRVSHTGQLPFQCPECEKSFARKRLLELHRLAHAGREPHRCPDCGALFVRLAKLEEHRCAHKKLYPCPSCGKCLGSLAKLALHQLVHSGQRPFTCNLCSKGFTNPSGLSRHQQRHTGVRPHKCPLCSKTFVAASGLQLHQRTHTGERPFPCPECGKAFIQSMHLAEHRRIHTGERPHHCPHCTKAFKTLSNLRSHRKTHGAAAAPPAAQPTQTIMCTEFGETIAIIETAEPLPLVETIEIYQAALEGSLQVDNLQVNAFV, from the coding sequence ATGGCAGAGGAGCTGCCCCCCTCTCTTCTTCCAGCACCAGTACATGTTGCTCCGAGTGCCGGCCTGCTCTACAAACGCTGGAGAGGTGCTGATCCAACCAGCAGAGCCACTTGGGGGAGCCCTGCCAGCCCCCGGCACTGCCCCCGCCGTGGCCCTGGacgtggggcccctgcaggagaACCACTACAGTGCCTGGAGTGCGGGCGCGTCCTGCTCTCGCCGACGAGCTGCTGGCCACCAGAAGCCTGCACCCCCGCCCGCTGCCCGCCCGCCCGGCCCCCCCTGCCTCCGAGCCAGATTCACTACCAGTGCAGCGAGTGCAAAGAGCTCTTTGCCCGCCtgacctgtggctggcccatcgCCAGAGCCACAAGCCCAGGAGCCTGTGGCTGCCCCCCAGCCGCCCCCCTCTCCCCGCCAGCCCCCTCTCCGGCTCAGCCGGCCATGATGCACCCCTATGAATGCTCGGAGTGTGCCGGCCTCTTCCAGACgcctgaggagctgctggagcaccAGGGTGAGCACTTCACCGAGACAGAGAAGGAGAGCGGGGAGCCAGCTGTGCCTGAGGGGGTCAAACAGGAggtcccctgctcccccaccccctcacagcaGATGCCAACACTGGCTCCTCCGCGGGCCTGGCGCTGCGGCGAGTGCAAGCAGGAGTTCGGCACGGCAGAGGAGCTGCGGCGCCACCGCCGGGAACACGCCTCGGAGGAGTTCCTGTGCAGCGAGTGCCAGCGCGGCTTCACCACTGCCAACCGGCTGCTGGCTCACCAGCGCGTGCACGTGGACGGCACGCACGAGTGCCCCAACTGCAGCAAAGTCTTCAAGAAGGCGGCCTCGCTGGAGCAGCACATGCGCATTCACAAGGGCGAGGCCCTGTACCTGTGTGTCGACTGTGGACTGGGCTTCGGCACCGAGATGACGCTGGTGGTGCACCGAAAAAGCCACACGGCCAACCCCCTGCACCGCTGCGCCTGTGGCAAGACCTTCAGCAACATGACCAAGTTCCTCTACCACCGCCGCACCCACGCAGGCAAGAGTGGGGCCCCGCCAGCCCGCACTCACACCCCTGATCTGGAGCCGGCCCAGCCGCCCGAGCAGGAGCCGGCCCAGCCGCCCGCCGCCGGGACAGTGAATGGCTCACCGGCGCCCCCTGCCGCCGCTGGCTTCCTGTGTCCGCAGTGCGGCAAGGAGTTCTCCAGCCACATCCGCATGGTGCGGCACAAGCGGGTGGTGCACGTGCTGGAGCGCAAGCACAAGTGCCCCACCTGCGGCAAGACCTTCAAGAAACTGGTGCACGTCCGGAACCACCTGCGCACGCACACAGGGGAGCGTCCCTTCCAGTGCACTGAGTGCGGCAAGACCTTCGCCTCCCAGGCCAACCTGATGCGGCACCACTTGACCCACACCGGCGAGCGCCCCTACCAGTGCGACGTCTGCCAGAAGCGCTTCACCCAGTCCTCCAACCTCCAGCAGCACCGGCTGCTTCACTCGGGCACcggccccttcccctgccaggaCTGCGACGCCACCTTCTCGCGGGCCCACAAGCTGGCCCTGCACCGCGTCAGCCACACGGGCCAGCTGCCCTTCCAGTGCCCTGAGTGCGAGAAATCCTTCGCCCGCAAgcggctgctggagctgcaccgGCTGGCCCATGCCGGGCGCGAGCCCCACCGCTGCCCGGACTGTGGCGCCCTCTTTGTCCGCCTGGCCAAGCTGGAGGAGCACCGCTGTGCCCATAAGAAGCTCTACCCGTGCCCGTCCTGCGGCAAGTGCCTGGGTTCCCTGGCCAAGCTGGCGCTGCACCAGCTGGTGCACTCTGGCCAGCGCCCCTTCACCTGCAACCTCTGCAGCAAGGGCTTCACCAACCCGAGCGGGCTGAGCCGGCACCAACAGCGCCACACGGGCGTGCGCCCCCACAAGTGCCCGCTCTGCTCCAAGACCTTCGTGGCAGCCTcggggctgcagctgcaccagcgCACACACACAGGCGAGCGCCCCTTCCCCTGCCCGGAGTGTGGCAAGGCCTTCATCCAGTCCATGCACCTGGCCGAGCACCGGCGCATCCACACTGGGGAGCGCCCGCACCACTGCCCACACTGCACCAAGGCCTTCAAGACCCTCTCCAACCTGCGCAGCCACCGCAAGACccatggggctgctgctgcccccccagcTGCCCAGCCCACCCAGACCATCATGTGCACCGAGTTCGGGGAGACCATCGCCATCATCGAGACGGCAGAGCCACTGCCCCTGGTGGAGACCATTGAAATCTACCAGGCTGCTCTGGAGGGCAGCCTCCAGGTGGACAACCTGCAGGTCAACGCCTTCGTATAG
- the DEDD2 gene encoding DNA-binding death effector domain-containing protein 2 — protein sequence MAEMKRPVISHPWEEEECLEYYGMVSLHHVFEVIGSQLTENDVAVLSFLLDETQPWTHPLDPRLWAVVEEDGTETPSPLLENWQRRSRCWQAPVEAAGSLEVVGEQHQPRNGVELLLELERRGRCDETNFLQLLQLLRLLTRHDLLPYVTLKRQRTVSPERYTYGPSVTASDRQMDSCLGSASAETQPDQWETGSNSSKRKRVSRGRARASALGRRRGAKTVPALKQEPPSPTKVTCDIRLRVRAEFCQHEPVLRQNVLSNKQHRLERQFDIFGQSNTILKSRDLGSIICDIKFSELSYLDAFWSDYMNGSLLEALKGVFLTESLRDAVGQEAIRLLVNVDEDDYEEGRRLLLESLGPQ from the exons ATGGCTGAGATGAAGCGGCCGGTCATTTCCCAcccttgggaggaggaggagtgcttGGAGTACTACGGCATGGTGTCCTTGCACCACGTGTTTGAGGTGATTGGCTCCCAGCTGACCGAGAATGATGTGgctgtgctctccttcctccttgaTGAGACCCAGCCCTGGACCCACCCGCTGGACCCCAGGCTGTGGGCTGTGGTGGAGGAGGATGGAACAGAGACCCCCTCGCCTCTTCTGGAGAACTGGCAAAGGAGGAGCCGGTGCTGGCAAGCTCCGgtggaggcagctgggagcctagAGGTGGTGGGTGAGCAGCACCAGCCCAGGAACGGGGtcgagctgctgctggagctggagaggagagggagatgtGACGAGACCaatttcctgcagctcctgcagctcttgCGGTTGCTGACCAGGCATGACCTGTTGCCTTACGTCACCCTGAAGCGGCAGCGGACAG TGTCCCCTGAGCGATACACCTACGGCCCGTCTGTGACAGCTTCCGACCGGCAGATGGACAGTTGCCTCGGCTCAGCCTCTGCAGAGACCCAGCCCGATCAGTGGGAGACAG gcTCCAACTCCAGCAAGAGGAAGCGagtgagcagaggcagggcaCGGGCCAGTGCCCTTGGCAGGCGGCGCGGAgccaagacagtccctgccctcaagCAGGAGCCCCCGTCCCCCACCAAAGTGACCTGTG ACATCCGGCTGCGGGTGCGCGCTGAGTTCTGCCAGCACGAGCCGGTCCTGCGGCAGAACGTGCTGTCTAACAAGCAGCACCGGCTGGAGCGCCAGTTCGACATCTTCGGCCAGTCCAACACCATCCTCAAGTCGCGCGACCTGGGCTCCATCATCTGTGACATCAAGTTCTCGGAGCTTTCCTACCTGGACGCCTTCTGGAGCGACTACATGAATGGGTCACTGCTGGAGGCCCTCAAGGGCGTCTTCCTCACCGAGTCCCTCAGGGATGCCGTGGGGCAGGAGGCCATCCGGCTGCTGGTCAACGTGGACGAGGATGACTACGAGGAGGGGCGCCGGCTGCTGCTGGAAAGCCTCGGCCCCCAGTGA